TGCTCCATGGTCGGCCGCCGGTCGCCGTTGATGAGCGCGCCCGCCTGCTGCCGCGACATGCCGGCGCCGTCGGCGATCTCCTGCTGGGTGTACTTGCGGCCGTTCGGCTTCAGCCGGGTGCGCCGCAGCAGGTCGAGCCGTTGCAGGAAACGCGTCTGCACATCGGGCTCACCCGCGGGCCGCCCGCCGAGCAGGGCGCCGACCACGGGCTCGGGGACGCCGGAGGCCGCGGACAGCCGTCCGACGTCGAAGACCTCGGCGTGCGGCACACCGAGCCGGTCCGCGAGCGCGGCGACCCGGGCGGCTACGGCGGCCGGCGCGGTGGCCGGCATGACGCCCGGATCCTCGAAGCCACCCGTCACCGACAGCTCCCCTATGTCTCTCACAGGCCTCACAGGCTTCTCACAAGCGGTTGCCGTGAACTCCCGGAGAGTAGCCTGCCGCTCGAACTCACATCCAGGTCTCGCCACAACTGTGGCCTATTTCAGCCGTCAACAGGCACGAAATGCCACGATAGTTGACACGCCTCGTGTCGGGGCACCAGGATCGGGACGCCGCGAGAAGGCCGCATAGGCAAGAGGGGTGACCTCCCGATGGCATTTCAGGCAGGAGGGCAGCGGCCGGCGCCGCCGCCCGGCCCCGCGACCCCCGAGACCCAGGCGTATCTCCAGGACTACACCGCCCTCCTGGACGCCGTACCCTTCCCCTCTCTCGTCGTCGACCACCGCTGGGACGTGGTGCTGGCCAACGGCGCCTTCCGGACACTCTTCCGGGGCGCCGGACCGCACCCGACGGCCATGCCGGACGACAACTTCCTGCGCTTCGTGCTGTTCCACCCGGACGCCGCCGAGGTGCTCGGTGAGCACGAGTCGAGCTGGTGCCTGCCCATGCTGGCGCACTTCGCCGCCACCCTGGAGCGGTACGGCCACGACCCGGGCCTCCAGGCGGTGCGCCGCGACATCGCCCAGGACCCGATCATGGAGGCCGCCTACCGCCAGGGCCTGCCCCACTGGGTCCGCGCCGTCGGCGCCCGGGCCGTCGAACACGACGGTGCCGTACGGCCGCTGCACCACCCCGACCCGCGCCGCGGCACCACCGAGTGCCGGATCGTGGTCGAAACGCCCCCGGCGCTGGAGGAGTTGGGGTACACCCGGCTGACGCTCGTCCTGCGCGAGCCGCGCCGCACCCCGCACCGCCCGCAGCGCGCCCGCCGCACCGCCGCCTCCCACCTGAGGGTCGTCCCCG
The Streptomyces sp. NBC_01723 genome window above contains:
- a CDS encoding helix-turn-helix domain-containing protein; the encoded protein is MTGGFEDPGVMPATAPAAVAARVAALADRLGVPHAEVFDVGRLSAASGVPEPVVGALLGGRPAGEPDVQTRFLQRLDLLRRTRLKPNGRKYTQQEIADGAGMSRQQAGALINGDRRPTMEHCDALQRFFRVHAGFLTAEDPEALVGALQHTEQELLQQLADRERKAAAVAGDPLERLLQDHGVRGIAWRAAQLPTDQHRDKVAEWLDMLLESVKRPES
- a CDS encoding MmyB family transcriptional regulator, with protein sequence MAFQAGGQRPAPPPGPATPETQAYLQDYTALLDAVPFPSLVVDHRWDVVLANGAFRTLFRGAGPHPTAMPDDNFLRFVLFHPDAAEVLGEHESSWCLPMLAHFAATLERYGHDPGLQAVRRDIAQDPIMEAAYRQGLPHWVRAVGARAVEHDGAVRPLHHPDPRRGTTECRIVVETPPALEELGYTRLTLVLREPRRTPHRPQRARRTAASHLRVVPVAE